In one window of Burkholderia cenocepacia DNA:
- a CDS encoding TonB-dependent receptor plug domain-containing protein: MKPTALGSAIRSIVWAEVALTAALGTSAYAQTTPVDGSVAAEQTGSTAAAAPAPASGTAAGGQTVKKLDKFEVTGSLIRTSDKVGHTEVQVITAKEIQQSGYTTVADFLRSTSANSASSWGQTTMNSSAPGGAGMALRGLSEKYTLVLVDGQRVANYAQSVNFTDTFFDVNAIPLNMVERVEIVKTGAVSVYGSDAIAGVVNIITKKNFQGLQIDGQLGKAQHPGDGQGNFSVLAGFGDLNSDRFNVTAAASYYRDSGSTLGDRDMTSAQDFTQYPGGLAAPLGPNQQSYWSLADGSRVPLSPCPPGSKTSATNCTYNPAASTSLVPSTTRLNAKVRATFKIDDNTQAYAGFWVSRDETVQLQGPASISSTTNVYNPSTGSVSPLPRTVPVSNPYNPFGVPTAINLTFPGNVVGADTVSTFWMANTGVKGSFDTGRFGAWDWSADYGHSQSTVDTTYRNRINVAGLENMLANGTYNFSNPAATPNGLNGVFTDDDQQAISKVDSVTAKASTSNLFTLPGGPVGLGLGTEFRHESSTINPQTLASQGVSAPANVQTVEGSRNVAAAFYQVDIPILRNLTFTQAGRYDHYSDFGGAFSPSFALRFQPVQMLTTYASYSRGFRAPTLVENSQAVYLSHQNLVDPNDPSGVPTKHFTTEQVAGNPNLQPEHTKNYNIGFQLSPDAMTDIGAAFYKVRIDGVIGTDDPNAVLVANDPSRVVRNADGSVRYLVQHFVNLGALDTDGFDLNFRKALRTKYGTFTLAGDWTYVWHFKLHSPGTAPQDFAGNNLALLQPFGASNPRWKGNTSVSWDYRQLTTTLTWQYTGPYTNAVAAEFGDGGTGSVASYSQFNLMFNYRGFKHWTIYGGITNLFDKKPPFDVEWQAVPDITGYDQSLYTNLGRFFQVGATYRF; encoded by the coding sequence ATGAAACCAACGGCTTTGGGATCGGCAATACGCAGCATCGTATGGGCTGAAGTCGCGTTGACGGCGGCTTTGGGTACCTCCGCTTACGCGCAGACAACGCCTGTCGACGGGAGCGTCGCCGCCGAGCAAACCGGCAGCACGGCCGCCGCCGCGCCCGCGCCGGCATCGGGCACCGCCGCGGGCGGGCAGACCGTGAAAAAGCTCGACAAGTTCGAAGTGACGGGCTCGCTGATCCGTACATCCGACAAGGTCGGTCACACCGAGGTGCAGGTCATCACCGCGAAGGAAATCCAGCAAAGCGGATACACGACGGTTGCCGATTTCCTGCGTTCGACCTCGGCCAATTCCGCAAGCAGCTGGGGCCAGACGACGATGAACAGCTCGGCCCCCGGCGGCGCCGGCATGGCGTTGCGCGGGCTCAGCGAGAAATACACGCTCGTGCTCGTCGATGGCCAGCGCGTCGCGAACTATGCGCAGTCGGTGAACTTCACCGACACGTTCTTCGATGTCAACGCGATCCCGTTGAACATGGTCGAGCGCGTCGAGATCGTCAAGACCGGCGCGGTATCCGTCTACGGCTCGGACGCGATCGCGGGCGTCGTCAACATCATTACGAAGAAGAACTTTCAGGGCCTGCAGATCGACGGCCAACTCGGCAAGGCGCAGCATCCGGGTGACGGGCAGGGCAACTTCAGTGTACTGGCCGGCTTCGGCGACCTGAATTCGGATCGCTTCAACGTCACCGCGGCCGCCAGCTATTACCGCGATTCGGGCTCGACGCTCGGCGATCGCGACATGACGTCGGCGCAAGACTTCACGCAATATCCCGGCGGGCTGGCAGCGCCGCTCGGGCCGAACCAGCAATCGTACTGGTCGCTGGCGGACGGCTCCAGGGTGCCGCTCTCGCCGTGCCCGCCGGGCAGCAAGACGAGCGCGACCAATTGCACGTATAACCCGGCCGCATCGACATCGCTCGTTCCGTCCACGACGCGCCTGAACGCGAAGGTGCGCGCCACCTTCAAGATCGACGACAACACGCAGGCCTATGCGGGCTTCTGGGTGAGCCGCGATGAAACCGTCCAGTTGCAGGGACCGGCCTCGATCTCGAGCACGACGAACGTCTACAACCCGTCGACCGGGTCCGTTTCGCCGCTGCCGCGCACCGTACCGGTGAGCAACCCCTATAACCCGTTCGGCGTGCCGACGGCGATCAACCTGACCTTCCCGGGCAACGTAGTAGGGGCGGACACGGTATCGACGTTCTGGATGGCGAACACGGGCGTCAAAGGTTCGTTCGACACGGGCAGATTCGGCGCGTGGGACTGGTCGGCCGATTACGGCCACTCGCAGAGCACCGTCGATACGACGTATCGCAACCGGATCAACGTCGCGGGCCTCGAGAACATGCTCGCGAACGGCACCTACAACTTCTCGAACCCGGCCGCCACGCCAAACGGCCTGAACGGCGTTTTCACGGACGACGATCAGCAGGCCATCTCGAAGGTCGACAGCGTGACAGCCAAGGCCTCGACGTCGAATCTCTTCACGCTGCCCGGGGGCCCGGTCGGCCTGGGCCTGGGCACCGAGTTCCGTCACGAATCGTCGACGATCAACCCGCAGACGCTCGCGTCGCAGGGCGTATCCGCACCCGCGAACGTGCAGACGGTGGAGGGTTCGCGCAACGTCGCCGCCGCGTTCTACCAGGTCGACATTCCGATCCTGCGCAACCTGACGTTCACGCAGGCGGGCCGCTACGATCACTACAGCGACTTCGGCGGGGCGTTTTCGCCGAGTTTTGCGCTGCGTTTCCAGCCGGTGCAAATGCTGACGACGTATGCATCGTACAGTCGTGGCTTCCGCGCGCCGACCCTCGTCGAAAACTCGCAGGCCGTCTATCTCTCTCACCAGAACCTCGTCGATCCGAACGATCCGAGCGGTGTGCCGACCAAGCACTTCACGACGGAGCAAGTCGCGGGCAATCCGAATCTTCAGCCCGAGCACACGAAGAACTACAACATCGGCTTCCAGCTTTCACCCGATGCGATGACCGATATCGGTGCGGCGTTCTACAAGGTCCGCATCGACGGCGTCATCGGCACCGACGATCCGAACGCGGTGCTCGTCGCCAACGATCCCTCCCGTGTCGTGCGCAACGCCGACGGGTCGGTGCGTTACCTCGTTCAGCATTTCGTGAACCTAGGTGCGCTCGACACTGATGGCTTCGATCTCAATTTCCGCAAAGCGCTGCGTACCAAGTACGGCACGTTCACGCTCGCAGGCGACTGGACTTATGTGTGGCACTTCAAGCTGCACAGCCCCGGAACCGCACCGCAGGACTTCGCCGGCAACAACCTTGCGCTGCTGCAGCCGTTCGGCGCGAGCAATCCGCGCTGGAAGGGCAATACGAGCGTGAGCTGGGACTACCGGCAACTGACTACCACGCTGACCTGGCAATACACGGGGCCATATACGAACGCCGTGGCCGCGGAATTCGGCGACGGCGGTACGGGATCGGTGGCGTCGTACAGCCAGTTCAACCTCATGTTCAACTATCGCGGCTTCAAGCATTGGACGATTTACGGCGGCATCACGAACCTCTTCGACAAGAAGCCGCCGTTCGACGTCGAGTGGCAAGCCGTGCCCGACATCACTGGCTATGACCAGTCGCTCTACACGAACCTTGGTCGTTTCTTCCAGGTCGGGGCGACGTACCGGTTCTGA
- a CDS encoding multidrug efflux RND transporter permease subunit codes for MPSFFIDRPVFAWIVALAIVVAGVLAIPQLPIAQYPRLAPPRVVITAAYPGASTETVDGDVGSIIEESLDGADGLLYYATSSDGHGNLEIDVTFSPGTDPDIALVDVNNRLKQVEPRLPQQVVQQGIGVFKAANTFLMLVTLTSTDGTRDSAQLGDYLNRYVLRELKRAPGVGAAELWDAGEALRVWLDPNKLREYDLGADDVIAAIGVQNATVTAGAIGDAPFERGQQLTATIVVKGQLTSPEEFGRIVLKSKQDGSVVRVADVARVEIGRDDYSFYSRLNGRPAATVGIQLGPRGNALETSNAIRARLAELSRVLPPGVAMEIPFDGAHFVTIAIREVVLTLVEAVVLVFCVMWLFLRDLRYTLVPTVVIPVTLMGAFVAMWAFGLSINVFTMFGLVLAIGILVDDAIVVVESVHRVMEEGVSPRDATRRAMKRIGGAIVGVTAVLTAVFVPMAFFPGAVGGIYRQFAVAMIASMLVSSFMALSLTPALCANLLKPVARHDGGIGHARRRGIGTHLATCFGTFFARVESGYRRLAVLAVRRTGMVVAVYAVLVIACGLLYWMMPGGFLPTEDQGQLQVMIQLPAGATQARTLAVVERVEAILRGERAIANVTSVIGWSFAGSGQNVGMAFVELKDWARRDVDAMALRDRLNGRFGTILDGDVEASLPPSVRGIGHSDGFTFRLEDRGGVGLDALKAAREQLSGRAKADPLLAAVHFEDLPDAPRIELDVDRAKAYALGVPFERIAGLLGGTFGSNYINDFPASGRMRRVIIEADPAARTTDAQLMALTVPNRTGDMVPLSAIAAPHWTVGPVMLNRYNGYPSLDISGRAATGTSSGAAMAEMERLAGALPVGIGFDWVDAAREEQVAARQTPLLVGLSVLAVFMALAALYESWTVPLSVLTIVPLGMIGAIAAALARGMPNDVYFKVGMITVVGLAAKNAILIVQYARDLAGSGVPLRQAVIDAAAARFRPIMMTSMAFLLGVVPLVLATGAGAESRRSIGTGAFGGVLAATMFGLVFAPVAFRVVVSAGRRGRHAAVTKRDAQRVETAENLEID; via the coding sequence ATGCCGTCGTTCTTCATCGATCGTCCCGTCTTTGCGTGGATCGTTGCGCTCGCAATCGTCGTCGCGGGCGTGCTCGCCATTCCGCAGCTTCCGATCGCGCAGTATCCGCGGCTTGCGCCGCCGCGGGTCGTGATCACGGCCGCGTATCCGGGCGCGTCGACCGAGACGGTCGACGGCGACGTCGGCAGCATCATCGAGGAAAGCCTCGACGGCGCCGACGGGCTTCTGTATTACGCGACGAGCAGCGACGGTCACGGCAATCTCGAGATCGACGTCACGTTTTCGCCCGGCACCGATCCGGACATCGCGCTCGTCGACGTGAACAACCGGCTGAAGCAGGTCGAGCCGCGGTTGCCGCAGCAGGTCGTCCAGCAGGGGATCGGCGTATTCAAGGCAGCGAACACGTTCCTGATGCTCGTCACGCTGACGTCGACCGACGGCACGCGCGATTCCGCGCAACTCGGCGATTACCTGAACCGCTACGTGCTGCGCGAACTGAAGCGTGCGCCGGGCGTCGGCGCGGCCGAGCTGTGGGACGCCGGCGAGGCGCTGAGGGTCTGGCTCGATCCGAACAAATTGCGTGAATACGACCTCGGCGCCGACGACGTGATCGCGGCGATCGGCGTGCAGAACGCGACGGTGACGGCCGGTGCGATCGGCGATGCGCCGTTCGAGCGCGGCCAGCAGCTCACCGCGACGATCGTCGTCAAGGGACAGCTGACGTCGCCGGAGGAGTTCGGCCGGATCGTGCTGAAGTCGAAGCAGGACGGTTCGGTGGTGCGCGTCGCCGACGTCGCGCGTGTCGAAATCGGCCGCGACGACTATTCGTTCTATTCGCGGCTGAACGGCCGGCCGGCGGCCACCGTCGGCATTCAGCTCGGCCCGCGCGGCAACGCGCTCGAAACGTCGAACGCGATCCGTGCGCGGCTTGCCGAACTGTCGAGGGTATTGCCGCCGGGCGTGGCGATGGAGATTCCGTTCGATGGCGCCCATTTCGTGACGATCGCGATCCGGGAGGTCGTGCTGACGCTCGTCGAGGCGGTCGTGCTGGTGTTTTGCGTGATGTGGCTGTTCCTGCGCGATCTGCGTTACACGCTGGTGCCGACCGTCGTGATTCCCGTCACGCTGATGGGTGCGTTCGTCGCGATGTGGGCGTTCGGACTGTCGATCAACGTGTTCACGATGTTCGGTCTCGTGCTGGCGATCGGCATCCTTGTCGACGATGCGATCGTCGTCGTCGAGAGCGTGCACCGGGTGATGGAGGAGGGCGTGTCGCCGCGCGACGCCACGCGCCGCGCAATGAAGCGGATCGGCGGTGCGATCGTCGGGGTGACCGCGGTGCTGACCGCCGTATTCGTGCCGATGGCGTTTTTTCCGGGCGCCGTCGGCGGCATCTACCGGCAGTTCGCGGTGGCGATGATCGCTTCGATGCTGGTGTCGTCGTTCATGGCGCTGTCGCTCACGCCCGCGCTGTGCGCGAACCTGCTGAAGCCGGTCGCGCGACACGACGGCGGAATCGGCCACGCGCGGCGACGTGGCATCGGCACGCATCTGGCCACCTGCTTCGGTACGTTCTTCGCGCGCGTCGAATCCGGTTATCGCCGTCTCGCGGTGCTCGCCGTGCGCCGCACCGGCATGGTCGTGGCGGTCTACGCGGTGCTCGTGATCGCATGCGGGCTGCTGTACTGGATGATGCCGGGCGGCTTCCTGCCGACCGAGGACCAGGGGCAACTGCAGGTGATGATCCAGTTGCCGGCGGGCGCCACGCAGGCGCGCACGCTCGCGGTCGTCGAGCGTGTCGAGGCGATCCTGCGCGGGGAGCGGGCGATCGCGAACGTGACGAGCGTGATCGGCTGGAGTTTCGCGGGCAGCGGGCAGAACGTCGGGATGGCGTTCGTGGAGCTGAAGGACTGGGCGCGGCGCGACGTCGACGCGATGGCGTTGCGCGACCGGCTCAACGGGCGTTTCGGCACGATCCTCGACGGCGACGTCGAGGCGTCGCTGCCGCCGTCGGTGCGCGGCATCGGGCATTCCGACGGATTCACGTTCCGGCTCGAGGATCGCGGCGGCGTCGGGCTCGACGCGTTGAAGGCGGCTCGCGAGCAGTTGTCCGGACGAGCGAAAGCGGATCCGTTGCTCGCCGCCGTGCATTTCGAAGACCTGCCGGACGCGCCGCGCATCGAACTCGATGTCGATCGTGCGAAGGCGTATGCGCTCGGCGTGCCGTTCGAGCGAATCGCGGGCCTTCTGGGCGGCACGTTCGGCTCGAACTACATCAACGATTTTCCGGCATCGGGCCGAATGCGGCGGGTGATCATCGAGGCCGACCCGGCCGCGCGCACGACCGATGCGCAACTGATGGCGCTGACGGTGCCGAACCGCACCGGCGACATGGTTCCGTTGTCGGCCATCGCCGCGCCGCACTGGACGGTCGGCCCGGTGATGCTGAATCGCTACAACGGCTATCCGTCGCTCGACATCAGCGGCCGCGCGGCGACCGGCACGAGTTCGGGCGCGGCGATGGCGGAGATGGAGCGGCTCGCCGGCGCACTGCCGGTCGGGATCGGCTTCGACTGGGTCGATGCGGCGCGCGAGGAGCAGGTTGCCGCGAGGCAAACGCCGCTGCTCGTCGGGCTGTCCGTGCTCGCGGTTTTCATGGCGCTTGCCGCGCTGTACGAAAGCTGGACGGTCCCGCTGTCCGTGCTGACGATCGTGCCGCTCGGCATGATCGGCGCGATCGCGGCGGCGCTCGCGCGCGGGATGCCGAACGATGTGTATTTCAAGGTCGGGATGATCACGGTGGTCGGGCTGGCGGCGAAGAATGCGATCCTGATCGTGCAGTACGCGCGCGATCTGGCCGGGAGCGGCGTGCCGCTGCGGCAGGCGGTGATCGACGCGGCCGCCGCGCGATTCCGGCCGATCATGATGACGTCGATGGCGTTCCTGCTGGGCGTCGTGCCGCTCGTGCTGGCGACCGGCGCGGGTGCGGAAAGCCGGCGATCGATCGGCACGGGTGCGTTCGGGGGCGTGCTCGCTGCGACGATGTTCGGGCTCGTGTTCGCGCCGGTGGCGTTTCGGGTGGTGGTATCCGCAGGCCGGCGCGGGCGGCATGCGGCGGTGACGAAGCGCGACGCGCAGCGCGTGGAAACAGCTGAAAATCTGGAGATCGATTGA
- a CDS encoding ABC transporter ATP-binding protein, whose amino-acid sequence MANALLQIDGFSARFGAKAAVQDLSLSVGRGERVALVGESGSGKSVTALSILRLAQQATLSGRMLFDGEDLLAKTERQMRGIRGADIAMVFQEPMTALNPLYTIGKQIAESLRLHEGLRPGDARERGIALLRRTGIPEPERRIDSFPHQLSGGQRQRAMIAMALACRPRLLLADEPTTALDVTVRQQIVDLLIELQEQEAAARGMAVLLITHDLNLVRRFAQRVAVMEQGVLVETNTTDALFAAPQHAYTRRLLDSAPQRDVEPVAAGAQTILDVQDLAVDYRIAAKGWRAVLGKTTFRAVHDVKLNLRRGETLGIVGESGSGKSTLAATVLGLQRPAAGSIEIDGMPLDALRTTGGRHALYGRMQVVFQDPFGSLSPRMTVEQIVGEGLAVHRPQVAGAARRARVAALLQEVGLPAEAMLRYPHEFSGGQRQRIAIARALAVEPELLVLDEPTSALDVSIQKQVLNLLTNLQKKYKLSYLFITHDLAVMRAMAHRVVVMKAGRVVEEGDTLDVLQAPSHPYTRALLASSMLAPVRGSRERTDD is encoded by the coding sequence ATGGCGAACGCGTTGCTTCAGATCGACGGGTTTTCGGCGCGCTTCGGCGCGAAGGCGGCCGTGCAGGACCTGAGCCTGTCGGTCGGCCGCGGCGAGCGCGTGGCGCTCGTCGGCGAATCGGGGTCGGGCAAGAGCGTGACGGCGCTGTCGATCCTGCGCCTCGCGCAGCAGGCGACGCTGTCGGGACGGATGCTGTTCGACGGCGAGGACCTGCTCGCGAAGACCGAACGGCAGATGCGCGGGATTCGCGGCGCCGACATCGCGATGGTGTTCCAGGAACCGATGACGGCGCTGAATCCGCTGTATACGATCGGCAAGCAGATCGCCGAGAGCCTGCGGCTGCACGAGGGGCTGCGGCCGGGCGATGCGCGCGAGCGGGGGATCGCGCTGCTGCGGCGCACCGGGATTCCGGAGCCGGAACGGCGCATCGACAGCTTTCCGCATCAGTTGTCGGGCGGGCAGCGGCAGCGCGCGATGATCGCGATGGCGCTGGCATGCCGGCCGCGGCTGTTGCTGGCCGACGAGCCGACGACGGCGCTCGACGTGACGGTGCGCCAGCAGATCGTCGACCTGCTGATCGAACTGCAGGAGCAAGAGGCGGCCGCGCGCGGGATGGCCGTGCTACTGATCACGCACGACCTGAATCTCGTGCGGCGTTTTGCGCAGCGCGTGGCCGTGATGGAGCAGGGCGTGCTCGTGGAGACGAACACGACCGACGCGCTGTTCGCCGCGCCGCAGCACGCCTATACGCGCCGGCTGCTCGACAGCGCCCCGCAGCGGGACGTCGAGCCGGTCGCGGCCGGCGCGCAGACGATTCTCGACGTGCAGGACCTCGCCGTCGATTACCGCATCGCGGCGAAGGGCTGGCGCGCGGTGCTCGGCAAGACGACGTTCCGCGCCGTGCACGATGTGAAGTTGAACCTGAGGCGCGGCGAAACGCTGGGAATCGTCGGCGAATCGGGCTCGGGAAAATCGACGCTGGCGGCGACGGTGCTCGGCCTGCAGCGGCCGGCCGCGGGCTCGATCGAAATCGACGGCATGCCGCTGGACGCGCTGCGGACGACGGGCGGCAGGCACGCGCTGTACGGCAGGATGCAGGTCGTGTTTCAGGATCCGTTCGGCTCGCTGTCGCCGCGGATGACGGTCGAGCAGATCGTCGGCGAGGGGCTCGCCGTGCACCGGCCGCAGGTTGCCGGCGCCGCGCGGCGCGCGCGGGTCGCCGCGCTGCTGCAGGAGGTCGGCCTGCCGGCCGAGGCGATGCTTCGCTATCCGCACGAATTTTCCGGCGGCCAGCGCCAGCGCATCGCGATCGCGCGCGCGCTGGCGGTGGAGCCGGAGCTGCTGGTGCTGGACGAGCCGACGAGCGCGCTCGACGTGTCCATCCAGAAGCAGGTGCTGAATCTGCTGACGAATCTGCAAAAGAAGTACAAGCTGAGCTACCTGTTCATCACGCACGATCTCGCGGTGATGCGTGCAATGGCCCACCGGGTCGTGGTGATGAAGGCGGGGCGGGTGGTCGAGGAGGGCGATACGCTCGACGTGCTGCAGGCGCCGTCCCATCCGTATACGCGCGCGCTGCTGGCGTCGTCGATGCTGGCGCCGGTGCGCGGTTCCCGAGAGAGAACCGATGATTGA
- a CDS encoding ABC transporter permease has translation MSSSTPVSSSAAWTTDPACASSPSPWRRTWQRFRAQPLGYASLAIFATLFVLSLCADGLSNDRPLLVRYDGHYYFPIVKDYPETEFGGDFPAKTNYLDPYIRAKLETGGNFAIYPPNRYRYDTIDYFASRPYPAPPSASNWLGTDQFGRDVLARLLYGFRLSVLMAFALTVSGVLVGVLTGALQGFYGGRTDLIGQRLIEIWSALPDLYLLIIFASIFTPSLWLLFILLSMFGWLVLSDYVRAEFLRNRALDYVKAARTMGLSNWQIMWRHVLPNSLTPVITFLPFRMSAAILSLTSLDFLGLGVQPPTPSLGELLQEGKNYLDAWWISISAFAALVITLLLLTFMGDALRNALDTRSRGSAFGGER, from the coding sequence ATCCAGCGTGCGCGTCGTCGCCGTCGCCGTGGCGGCGCACGTGGCAGCGCTTTCGTGCGCAGCCGCTCGGCTATGCAAGCCTCGCGATCTTCGCGACGTTGTTCGTGCTCAGCCTGTGTGCCGACGGCCTGTCGAACGATCGGCCGCTGCTCGTGCGCTACGACGGGCACTATTACTTTCCGATCGTGAAGGACTATCCGGAGACCGAGTTCGGCGGCGACTTTCCGGCGAAGACCAACTATCTCGACCCGTACATTCGCGCGAAGCTCGAGACAGGCGGCAATTTCGCGATCTATCCGCCGAATCGCTACCGTTACGACACGATCGACTATTTCGCATCGCGGCCGTATCCGGCGCCGCCGTCGGCGAGCAACTGGCTCGGCACCGACCAGTTCGGCCGCGACGTGCTCGCGCGACTGCTGTACGGGTTCCGGCTGTCGGTGCTGATGGCGTTCGCGCTGACCGTGTCGGGGGTACTGGTCGGCGTGCTGACCGGCGCGCTGCAGGGCTTCTACGGCGGCCGCACCGACCTGATCGGGCAGCGCCTGATCGAGATCTGGAGTGCGTTGCCGGACCTGTACCTCTTGATCATCTTCGCATCGATCTTCACTCCTTCGCTGTGGTTGCTGTTCATCTTGCTGTCGATGTTCGGCTGGCTCGTGCTGTCCGACTACGTGCGCGCGGAGTTCCTGCGCAACCGCGCGCTCGACTACGTGAAGGCCGCGCGCACGATGGGGCTGTCGAACTGGCAGATCATGTGGCGGCACGTGCTGCCGAACAGCCTGACGCCGGTGATCACGTTCCTGCCGTTCCGGATGAGCGCGGCGATCCTGTCGCTGACGAGCCTCGACTTCCTCGGCCTCGGCGTGCAGCCGCCCACGCCGAGCCTCGGCGAGCTGCTGCAGGAAGGCAAGAACTACCTCGACGCGTGGTGGATCTCGATCTCCGCGTTCGCGGCGCTCGTCATCACGCTGCTGCTGCTGACCTTCATGGGCGACGCGCTGCGCAACGCGCTCGACACGCGCTCGCGCGGCTCGGCATTCGGCGGGGAGCGATGA